In one window of Bizionia sp. M204 DNA:
- the porV gene encoding type IX secretion system outer membrane channel protein PorV: MKNQILILFTLVFAHQIYAQTVVLPNTNDSRVITTGLPFVLIAADARAASMGDMGVATGVDVFSQQWNPSKYAFSETKQGIGVSYTPYLSSLVKDIFLGNLTYFNRINERSAFAASFRYFSLGEIELVQDEFSQALIEKPNEMTIDASYSLKLSEQFAMSVAMRYLRSDLKIGAIDADAIPASTFGVDISGYYQSEEQAYATFNGRTRLGFAIQNIGPKFKYDEGGQENFQPTTLRLGGGFDFILDDFNKVSITGEVTKLLVPTPPIYGTEFNYTDNNGNGVYDPENGTDNTDTDALGSVVTPNVIIEGQDPNVGFFKGMFQSFGDAPGGFSEEMQEWTWALGAEYMYQDSFGFRAGYFHESSTKGARQFFAIGAGFKYNVIGIDLSYLFSASQVKSPLENTLRFSLTFNLGPGTYREY, encoded by the coding sequence ATGAAAAATCAAATTTTAATACTATTTACTCTTGTTTTTGCACACCAGATATATGCGCAAACAGTTGTTTTACCAAATACAAATGATTCGCGTGTAATTACCACAGGTTTACCATTTGTGTTAATTGCTGCCGATGCGCGCGCAGCATCCATGGGAGATATGGGAGTTGCTACTGGCGTTGATGTGTTTTCACAACAATGGAACCCGTCCAAATATGCGTTTTCAGAAACAAAACAAGGTATTGGTGTTAGCTATACACCCTACTTAAGTAGTTTAGTAAAAGATATATTTTTAGGTAATTTAACCTACTTCAACAGAATAAACGAACGTAGTGCTTTTGCTGCTAGTTTTAGATATTTCTCTTTAGGTGAAATTGAGTTAGTTCAAGATGAATTTTCTCAAGCACTTATTGAAAAACCAAACGAAATGACCATTGATGCATCCTACTCCTTAAAATTAAGTGAGCAGTTTGCTATGTCTGTTGCTATGCGTTATTTACGGTCTGATTTAAAAATTGGAGCAATTGATGCAGATGCCATTCCAGCAAGTACATTTGGTGTGGATATTTCGGGGTATTACCAAAGTGAAGAGCAAGCCTATGCAACCTTTAATGGTCGTACTCGTTTGGGATTCGCTATTCAAAATATTGGGCCAAAATTTAAATATGATGAAGGAGGTCAAGAAAACTTTCAACCTACAACCTTGCGTTTAGGTGGTGGCTTCGATTTTATATTAGATGATTTTAATAAAGTATCTATAACAGGTGAAGTTACCAAATTGTTGGTGCCAACACCACCTATTTATGGAACGGAATTTAACTACACCGATAATAATGGGAATGGAGTATATGATCCAGAAAACGGAACAGATAATACCGATACTGATGCTTTAGGAAGTGTTGTTACACCCAATGTTATCATAGAAGGTCAAGATCCAAACGTAGGCTTTTTTAAAGGTATGTTTCAGTCCTTTGGTGATGCACCAGGCGGATTTAGTGAAGAAATGCAAGAATGGACATGGGCTTTAGGAGCGGAATATATGTATCAAGATTCCTTTGGTTTTAGAGCGGGATATTTCCATGAAAGTTCAACAAAAGGAGCGAGACAATTTTTCGCCATTGGTGCCGGCTTTAAGTATAATGTAATTGGTATCGA